One segment of Paenibacillus sp. FSL R7-0337 DNA contains the following:
- a CDS encoding flavodoxin domain-containing protein — protein MKTIIIYRSGRSMNTQKIAAAMAEVLGADLAKVEDVKPEMLSGYDLIGLGSGIYASKIHRKMFKFIKRMPLRDKKVFIFCTSGSGEFKNQVLVETKLAAKGSNVIGEFHCPGEFSPLGFNLDKKGHPDELDVEKARLFAAALLDKIV, from the coding sequence ATGAAGACTATTATTATTTACAGATCAGGCCGCAGCATGAACACACAGAAGATTGCAGCCGCTATGGCTGAAGTGCTGGGTGCAGATTTGGCTAAAGTAGAGGACGTTAAGCCGGAGATGCTGTCCGGATATGACCTGATTGGCCTTGGTTCAGGCATTTACGCCTCCAAAATCCACCGCAAGATGTTCAAATTCATCAAGAGGATGCCGCTCCGGGACAAAAAAGTCTTTATTTTTTGCACCTCCGGATCTGGAGAATTCAAGAATCAGGTGCTGGTTGAGACCAAGCTGGCGGCGAAGGGCAGCAACGTGATCGGTGAGTTCCATTGTCCCGGGGAGTTCAGCCCGCTGGGCTTCAATCTGGATAAAAAAGGGCATCCCGATGAGCTGGATGTCGAGAAAGCCCGCCTCTTCGCAGCCGCCTTATTAGACAAGATTGTCTGA
- a CDS encoding AraC family transcriptional regulator, whose product MELLNYSREIGQTIDYIEEHLMDPLTAEQIAAYAGYSLYHFCRMFSKAQAMPVMEYVRTRRLSRAAVELFNGRRITEIALEYGFETPGGFAKAFRKTYGYSPSQYAARMSGYLRDRLEYEIKDYIAEPVMVAKSAFNVAGYGIETDVEAGNATQDVASFWYYYEGDNLEDQMYAKLNPPKHGEIGLCIPADTGGNAVYLLGVIVEDFSKVTPDMLTAVVPAAQYAVFTTPPVDATDEARPETFAEVVKSTWRYIFEDWFPGSGYMHDEDKLNFEFYDERCHARVDSVMEIYVPVRGRRFHETIE is encoded by the coding sequence GTGGAGTTACTGAATTACAGCAGAGAGATCGGGCAGACGATTGATTATATTGAGGAGCATCTCATGGACCCGCTGACAGCGGAGCAGATTGCAGCGTATGCAGGGTATTCGCTGTATCATTTTTGCCGGATGTTCAGTAAGGCTCAGGCTATGCCGGTCATGGAATATGTGCGCACCCGGAGATTGTCGCGGGCTGCCGTTGAATTGTTCAACGGGCGGAGAATTACGGAGATTGCGCTGGAATATGGCTTCGAGACCCCCGGGGGCTTCGCCAAAGCCTTCCGCAAAACTTACGGCTACAGCCCCTCCCAGTATGCGGCACGGATGAGCGGGTATCTCCGGGACCGGTTAGAATATGAGATTAAGGACTATATTGCAGAGCCGGTGATGGTGGCGAAGTCTGCTTTTAACGTAGCGGGGTACGGGATTGAGACGGATGTGGAGGCCGGGAATGCTACGCAGGACGTCGCTTCCTTCTGGTATTACTATGAGGGCGACAATCTGGAGGATCAGATGTACGCGAAGCTGAATCCGCCTAAGCACGGGGAGATTGGCTTGTGCATTCCGGCAGACACTGGCGGCAATGCCGTCTATCTGCTAGGGGTTATAGTGGAGGACTTCAGTAAGGTTACTCCTGACATGCTTACGGCTGTTGTGCCTGCGGCGCAGTATGCGGTATTTACGACACCGCCGGTGGACGCTACCGATGAGGCGAGACCGGAGACTTTTGCCGAGGTGGTCAAGAGTACCTGGAGATATATCTTCGAAGACTGGTTCCCGGGCAGCGGATATATGCATGACGAAGATAAGCTGAACTTTGAGTTCTACGACGAACGCTGTCACGCCCGTGTGGATTCGGTGATGGAGATTTATGTTCCGGTGCGGGGCCGCAGGTTTCATGAAACCATTGAATAG
- a CDS encoding VanZ family protein, with product MAKQRKILLTVTVLYTMLVLYFMFFAFGRGEASDHTIYTFIFMPDNFLKLPSPSDLLPPTLMDLVGFGNTIAFIPFGILIPWLYRVSFVRFITLFFIAILVLETIQALTFLGSFDINDALQNSIGAALGFGAYKLGFRYRSLGRNLVATAVSVMVLFIALWGLGEAVDKIITKVEGPFTAITEWTDTSGNSSADKPDSIQINGQKIPLRYNLYGAEGGESRTFTYKSEGQTTFCFTFGNPEPTDYSGEISITRDGQEFLNYSADFQRTNPEQYPVVYEMPALPGQELKITLKGGLKVWDVGYKKMQYIWN from the coding sequence ATGGCTAAACAACGCAAGATTTTACTAACTGTAACCGTATTGTATACAATGCTTGTGCTTTATTTTATGTTCTTTGCTTTCGGCAGAGGAGAGGCTTCGGATCATACCATCTACACCTTTATTTTCATGCCCGATAACTTTCTTAAGCTGCCGTCTCCGTCTGATCTTCTGCCTCCCACCCTCATGGATTTGGTGGGTTTCGGGAACACGATTGCGTTTATTCCTTTCGGTATATTGATTCCATGGCTGTACCGGGTCAGCTTCGTCCGGTTTATCACCTTATTCTTCATCGCGATTCTTGTCCTGGAAACGATCCAGGCTCTTACCTTCCTGGGCAGCTTCGATATCAACGACGCTCTTCAGAATTCGATTGGAGCAGCTCTGGGTTTTGGGGCGTACAAGCTTGGTTTCCGTTACCGGAGCCTCGGGCGCAATCTGGTGGCAACGGCTGTATCGGTTATGGTTCTTTTTATAGCTTTATGGGGGTTAGGGGAGGCGGTAGACAAAATAATAACTAAAGTAGAGGGTCCGTTCACAGCGATCACGGAATGGACGGACACCTCGGGCAATTCATCCGCAGACAAACCGGACAGCATTCAAATCAACGGACAGAAGATACCGCTCCGCTATAACCTATATGGCGCTGAAGGCGGAGAGTCCAGAACGTTCACGTACAAGTCTGAGGGTCAGACGACTTTCTGCTTCACTTTCGGAAACCCCGAACCAACAGATTATTCCGGTGAGATCAGTATTACCCGGGATGGCCAGGAATTCTTGAATTATTCTGCAGATTTTCAGCGTACTAATCCTGAACAGTACCCTGTGGTATATGAGATGCCGGCTCTGCCGGGGCAAGAGCTGAAGATCACGCTTAAGGGCGGCTTGAAAGTATGGGATGTAGGATATAAAAAGATGCAGTATATCTGGAACTGA
- a CDS encoding DJ-1/PfpI family protein, which translates to MRMAFVLFDGMTTMDFVGFYDTVTWLAILKAKEDVSWTFCANKAEVTDDRGLTMKADEVLPVLGAFDLVFLPGGMPTRTLRYDEDFMSWIRTAEGAHYKVSVCTGALLLGAAGFLKGKKATTNSSAYDLLAPYCGEVVKARAVRDGDTFTGGGVTSSIDLGLYLIECLVDTDTALQVQKRLEYPYYQSGKLSDIYYPYEEE; encoded by the coding sequence ATGAGAATGGCATTTGTACTGTTCGATGGCATGACCACCATGGATTTCGTGGGATTCTATGATACAGTCACCTGGCTGGCGATCCTGAAGGCGAAGGAGGACGTATCCTGGACTTTCTGCGCCAACAAGGCTGAGGTGACAGATGACCGGGGGTTGACCATGAAGGCCGATGAGGTGCTGCCTGTTCTGGGGGCATTCGACCTGGTGTTCCTTCCGGGCGGCATGCCGACCCGGACACTCCGCTATGACGAGGACTTTATGAGCTGGATACGGACGGCAGAAGGCGCACACTACAAAGTGTCGGTCTGCACGGGTGCGCTGCTGTTAGGGGCGGCAGGATTCCTGAAGGGGAAAAAAGCGACCACGAACTCATCGGCCTACGATCTGCTTGCCCCTTACTGCGGGGAAGTCGTTAAGGCCCGGGCCGTCCGGGACGGCGACACCTTCACCGGAGGCGGAGTGACGTCCTCGATCGATCTGGGCCTCTACCTGATCGAGTGCTTAGTGGATACAGACACTGCGCTCCAGGTGCAAAAAAGACTGGAGTACCCCTATTATCAGTCAGGTAAGCTGAGCGATATCTACTATCCGTATGAAGAGGAATAG
- a CDS encoding transglutaminase-like domain-containing protein codes for MKVKQLAILLLIMCVILTGCMGGSKEGSPAPSSSPAATATAETKNTSGNPPPEASQTVYDLKQKYDSDEADHSPGIMPMYNVEQDMEFIFRFNTDLGSEAIGKTLSVHTDIKALPESKVGTLEDSQLVDGKSVYSIKPLGFGVLPSDSLRATGASSWGNAPVYYIRLNYDLDAKSPTLLKQPVIIPFTVKSDLPVPNLQSDISLDGRLTLVWDEVPGAESYNIYSASHITMENTNEPLSGAEQGYADQRPLLIATVKGNLYNDFMKDGRGALGVVDETITSIQNNNVQGEYYVTAVQGDKESRFSRSADTVALSKRLPRTVAPEDNINLKLYKNATELPKTVPVQFIDGSKASVTVMYDTEAVTLKASGPTDVPYTLQGTALKGYVQVAQLTEADIASLAAAQSNKANPGYVEPQNDTDYVPAPDIPTIIDNNDSGNASEAGDNVIDQQKENTKSKVEEGNKQAVPGTTIRADLIHADSALEEYLALSLMNGETEISLQAFPEAQNARTLVDVIEKVVYQNPLILGFRGYGYDYEKLTLNVNYDDSAESIRTKQKEILAEADKVIAATIKEGMSADEKQMAIYDYLNDNTVYDDAALENAKEQEFKTVDAKYNDSFNTYGILVKKVGVCMSYAHTFQLLSDLVQVPSMVVTGTMSGVNHAWNKVKIGDEWVNVDPTNNATNTGLPYLLYNSNDATATDVEYVMDKAYWLDHELPLFKATSNAYDYYVTQGLEVDSLDAYKTKLGEQLKKGETLVVLRVLGNTDSSELMQKTAEVIKQYDATKLDSAGMVELGSYVAVQLDAAAPQ; via the coding sequence GTGAAAGTGAAACAACTGGCAATACTGCTACTCATCATGTGTGTGATTCTGACAGGCTGCATGGGGGGCAGCAAAGAAGGAAGTCCAGCGCCTTCATCCAGCCCGGCAGCCACGGCAACTGCTGAGACAAAGAACACTTCGGGGAACCCTCCGCCTGAGGCTTCACAGACCGTGTACGATCTGAAGCAGAAGTATGATTCAGACGAAGCAGATCACAGTCCGGGCATCATGCCTATGTATAATGTGGAGCAGGATATGGAATTCATCTTCAGATTCAATACCGATCTTGGTTCCGAAGCCATCGGCAAGACGTTATCCGTACATACCGATATCAAGGCACTCCCGGAGAGCAAAGTCGGGACCCTTGAGGACTCACAGCTTGTTGACGGCAAAAGCGTATACTCCATCAAGCCGCTCGGCTTCGGCGTTCTTCCCTCCGATTCCCTGCGCGCTACCGGAGCCAGCTCCTGGGGGAACGCGCCTGTCTACTACATCCGGCTCAACTATGACCTGGATGCCAAGTCGCCAACTCTGCTGAAGCAGCCGGTGATCATTCCGTTCACGGTGAAGTCGGATCTTCCTGTGCCGAACCTGCAATCCGACATCAGTCTGGACGGCAGATTAACCCTGGTCTGGGATGAGGTGCCGGGTGCAGAGAGCTATAACATTTACAGTGCTTCCCACATTACGATGGAGAACACGAATGAGCCGCTCAGCGGTGCGGAGCAAGGCTACGCGGATCAGCGCCCGCTGCTGATTGCAACAGTGAAGGGCAACTTGTATAACGACTTCATGAAGGATGGACGCGGTGCGCTAGGTGTGGTAGATGAGACCATTACCAGCATACAGAATAACAATGTGCAAGGTGAATATTACGTCACTGCCGTTCAGGGGGACAAAGAATCCCGGTTCAGCCGCTCGGCAGATACCGTGGCGTTATCCAAACGTCTGCCGCGCACTGTGGCTCCTGAGGATAACATCAACCTGAAATTGTACAAGAATGCCACAGAGCTGCCCAAAACCGTTCCTGTTCAGTTCATTGACGGCTCCAAAGCCTCAGTAACAGTGATGTACGACACCGAAGCTGTGACTCTTAAGGCTTCCGGTCCAACTGATGTCCCGTACACGCTTCAAGGTACTGCGCTCAAAGGATATGTTCAGGTTGCGCAATTGACGGAAGCGGATATTGCCAGTCTTGCCGCCGCCCAGAGCAACAAGGCGAACCCGGGATATGTGGAGCCGCAGAATGACACAGATTATGTGCCTGCACCGGATATACCAACTATCATCGACAACAACGATAGCGGGAACGCCAGTGAAGCTGGAGATAATGTCATCGACCAGCAAAAAGAAAATACCAAGAGCAAGGTAGAAGAAGGCAACAAGCAGGCGGTTCCAGGCACCACGATACGGGCTGACCTCATTCATGCAGACTCTGCGCTGGAGGAATACCTCGCGTTATCCCTTATGAATGGCGAGACCGAAATTTCGCTGCAAGCCTTCCCGGAGGCGCAGAATGCCCGCACCCTGGTGGATGTGATTGAGAAGGTGGTCTACCAGAACCCGCTCATTCTCGGCTTCCGCGGTTATGGCTACGATTACGAGAAGCTGACGTTGAATGTCAATTATGATGATTCTGCCGAGTCCATCCGCACCAAGCAGAAGGAGATTCTTGCCGAAGCAGATAAAGTAATCGCGGCTACGATCAAGGAAGGCATGAGCGCGGATGAGAAGCAGATGGCGATCTATGATTATCTGAATGATAACACTGTCTATGACGATGCTGCACTGGAGAATGCCAAGGAACAGGAGTTCAAGACAGTAGATGCGAAGTATAACGATTCTTTCAATACCTATGGCATTCTGGTTAAAAAAGTCGGCGTATGCATGAGCTATGCCCATACCTTCCAGCTGCTCTCGGATCTCGTCCAGGTCCCTTCGATGGTCGTCACAGGAACCATGAGCGGTGTGAATCACGCCTGGAACAAGGTGAAGATCGGCGACGAATGGGTCAATGTTGACCCGACTAATAACGCCACCAATACTGGACTTCCTTATCTGCTCTATAACTCCAATGATGCTACAGCCACCGATGTAGAGTATGTGATGGACAAGGCCTACTGGCTGGACCATGAGCTGCCTCTGTTCAAGGCCACCAGCAATGCCTACGATTATTACGTAACCCAGGGGCTGGAGGTAGATTCTCTAGATGCCTACAAGACCAAGCTGGGCGAACAGCTGAAGAAAGGCGAGACTCTGGTAGTCCTGCGCGTTCTGGGCAATACCGACAGCTCGGAGCTGATGCAGAAAACCGCCGAGGTCATCAAGCAATACGATGCCACTAAGCTGGATAGTGCAGGCATGGTTGAGCTGGGAAGCTACGTGGCGGTTCAATTGGACGCTGCAGCCCCGCAATAA
- a CDS encoding ABC-three component system middle component 1, with translation MRIMQVRQFFESNGFSETQFKRKMQNIEGEEYSILRFDCVLINKERSEIYILEEKLNCMFTRTEIEKLENMIAAFIPFLRNSDPIKYNINLMLLCPLHIKQSNNTSKEKTASIIGVERSKQTCRKIFLDTSSDNFDDELSMIPSFPLRVDFKFAESEQSNLSFKIKEVLSDELTKELSKENSKVDLDKITSLLRGIQDEK, from the coding sequence ATGAGAATAATGCAGGTGAGGCAATTTTTTGAGAGTAATGGTTTTAGTGAAACGCAATTTAAACGAAAAATGCAAAATATTGAGGGAGAAGAATACAGCATTCTTCGTTTTGATTGCGTTTTAATAAATAAGGAGAGATCGGAAATTTATATACTAGAAGAAAAACTGAATTGTATGTTCACAAGAACTGAAATAGAGAAATTGGAAAATATGATTGCGGCTTTTATCCCTTTTTTACGTAATAGTGATCCAATTAAGTACAATATAAATCTGATGTTATTATGTCCATTACATATTAAACAGAGTAATAATACTTCAAAGGAGAAGACTGCTTCAATAATAGGAGTGGAAAGAAGTAAGCAAACATGCAGAAAAATATTTCTTGATACTTCAAGCGATAACTTTGATGATGAATTATCTATGATTCCTTCATTTCCATTGCGCGTTGATTTTAAATTTGCTGAGTCAGAACAGTCCAATTTATCATTTAAGATTAAAGAGGTTTTATCAGATGAGTTGACTAAAGAACTGTCGAAAGAAAATTCCAAAGTGGATCTAGATAAAATCACCTCATTATTAAGGGGCATACAAGATGAGAAATAA
- a CDS encoding AAA family ATPase: MRNNGFIIKSIKIYNFRGYKEQEFNFVHDDGEGADFILLGGPNGYGKSSLIDAVEWCLTGNIRRLYDDYRSRKETSKNMQNCLIRHNSSVEDVMVTIEALFANKPIKVERVFLKKFDEEQCFDSNKSSLKINNVPIDMAEQSRDTFDLSMFNLFYDRHICSYEKNIRVYEKSRSDIYEMFSSFFGGTKEIETIINNLDGYIEGSGKNKTKIKGVIEELEDRIEKNEKTALSTTKEKYEEAQKKLRDLMGNSNQNSDISTLISQYSINKEYIEELSPHSIISNGTDFQDIINTLNKQEKHLEDIKFIKEKYKIYENSQTYISILKHNIKFTEFIDKIENPYYELKERIENIHGKNRDFIESSLLENQLILRQINENKGTNKASAEKLLSLSKRMLSGNDQQLIKFNTINESLMELELANTQLDVYKSTDPVLTALRNLIDHSEGFEKMREEGQQECPLCGSEIAFSNKDTDLIKTARNILGEVDEKRAEIQKKANTLYDNIIFLFRTFKEYLLTVATKEIDLNKKMINDFESTATFKLRCSSFGLDFDTLNVETLMNSKELLKKNMEDIVTLDVLANEILNGLSNAQNELQFVSRENDSGSVISKDDFFELELRKKIEKLSIFIEKYDQKRGSLPAAIDLSTSLTTDDITLKISILKQIQNRLTNNKQLEEAREEADVKQKQYNTQNELYQQKIAELKKVKSISHRLNLSRTEWDKQIADQIRQPLQKIYRRINRHTNIDNINLLVEGRKNPQAKLVANIGDKNISATNILSAGQLSVVALSIFLTVAMGLRDQSFKCYFLDDPIQTMDDLNVLSFIDLLRTELLQTEGKRFVDQLFFTTCNENLEKLVSHKMKSFGVRFNHFHFTGYGQFEKKN; this comes from the coding sequence ATGAGAAATAATGGATTTATCATTAAAAGTATTAAGATTTATAATTTTAGAGGTTACAAAGAACAAGAATTTAATTTTGTTCATGATGATGGAGAAGGTGCGGATTTTATATTGCTTGGTGGACCAAATGGTTACGGTAAATCTTCTTTAATAGATGCTGTTGAGTGGTGTCTCACAGGCAATATCAGGAGATTATACGATGATTATCGATCTCGAAAAGAAACGTCAAAGAACATGCAGAATTGCCTGATTCGGCATAACAGTTCAGTTGAAGATGTAATGGTAACGATTGAAGCTTTATTTGCAAATAAGCCGATAAAGGTGGAAAGAGTATTTTTAAAAAAATTTGATGAAGAGCAATGTTTTGATTCAAACAAATCATCTTTGAAAATTAACAATGTTCCAATTGATATGGCGGAACAATCAAGAGATACATTTGATTTGTCAATGTTCAATTTGTTCTATGATAGGCATATCTGCTCTTATGAAAAAAATATAAGGGTTTACGAAAAGAGCAGATCTGATATATACGAAATGTTTTCATCATTTTTCGGTGGAACAAAAGAAATTGAGACAATTATCAATAATCTGGATGGGTACATTGAAGGAAGCGGTAAGAATAAGACAAAGATAAAGGGGGTAATTGAAGAACTAGAAGACCGAATAGAAAAAAATGAAAAAACAGCCTTGAGTACGACCAAAGAAAAATATGAAGAAGCTCAAAAAAAACTCCGAGATTTAATGGGAAATAGCAATCAGAATAGTGATATATCAACATTGATAAGTCAGTATTCCATAAATAAAGAATATATAGAAGAATTAAGTCCTCACTCAATAATAAGTAATGGCACAGATTTTCAAGACATAATAAATACCTTAAACAAGCAAGAAAAACACCTAGAAGATATTAAATTTATAAAAGAGAAATACAAAATTTATGAAAATAGCCAAACTTATATTTCTATATTGAAGCATAACATTAAATTTACGGAGTTTATTGATAAAATAGAAAATCCGTATTATGAATTGAAAGAAAGAATTGAAAATATACATGGGAAAAATCGTGATTTTATTGAATCTTCTTTGCTAGAGAATCAACTAATTTTACGGCAAATAAACGAAAACAAAGGAACTAATAAAGCGTCAGCAGAAAAACTACTATCCTTGTCCAAAAGGATGTTGTCTGGCAATGATCAGCAACTTATAAAATTTAATACAATCAACGAAAGTTTAATGGAATTAGAATTAGCAAATACTCAATTAGATGTGTATAAGAGCACAGATCCTGTGTTGACTGCATTAAGGAATTTAATAGATCACTCAGAAGGCTTTGAAAAGATGCGGGAAGAAGGCCAGCAGGAATGCCCTTTGTGCGGAAGCGAAATAGCATTCTCCAATAAAGATACGGATCTAATAAAAACAGCTCGTAACATCTTAGGCGAGGTTGATGAGAAGAGGGCCGAAATACAAAAAAAAGCAAATACGCTTTATGACAATATCATTTTTTTATTTAGGACTTTTAAAGAATACTTACTAACAGTCGCAACCAAAGAAATAGATTTAAATAAGAAAATGATTAATGATTTTGAGTCAACAGCCACATTTAAGCTACGTTGCTCCTCATTTGGACTGGACTTTGATACTCTTAATGTGGAAACATTGATGAATAGTAAAGAACTGCTCAAAAAAAACATGGAAGATATTGTAACTTTAGATGTCCTTGCTAACGAAATTTTGAATGGATTAAGTAATGCGCAAAATGAGTTACAATTCGTTTCTAGAGAGAACGACTCAGGGAGTGTCATATCAAAAGATGATTTTTTTGAATTAGAATTAAGAAAAAAAATTGAAAAATTATCTATATTTATTGAGAAGTACGACCAGAAAAGAGGCAGCCTTCCCGCAGCGATTGATTTGTCAACTAGCTTGACCACAGATGATATCACATTAAAAATTAGTATTTTGAAGCAGATTCAAAATAGATTGACAAACAACAAGCAACTTGAAGAAGCAAGAGAAGAAGCTGATGTTAAGCAGAAACAATACAACACTCAAAACGAACTTTATCAGCAAAAGATAGCTGAGTTAAAAAAGGTAAAATCCATATCGCATAGGCTGAATCTAAGTAGAACTGAATGGGACAAACAAATTGCAGACCAGATAAGACAGCCTTTACAAAAAATTTATCGTAGGATTAACCGTCATACAAATATCGATAACATTAATTTATTGGTTGAGGGGAGAAAAAACCCTCAAGCTAAGTTAGTAGCAAATATTGGAGATAAGAATATTTCGGCAACAAATATTTTAAGCGCAGGACAACTTTCTGTAGTCGCACTCAGCATATTTTTAACTGTGGCAATGGGACTTAGGGATCAATCGTTTAAATGTTACTTTCTGGATGACCCAATTCAAACGATGGATGATTTAAATGTACTTTCATTCATTGATTTGCTTAGAACGGAATTGTTGCAAACAGAAGGGAAAAGATTTGTAGATCAACTATTTTTCACGACTTGCAATGAGAACTTAGAAAAGTTAGTTTCCCATAAAATGAAAAGCTTTGGTGTAAGGTTTAATCATTTTCACTTTACAGGTTATGGTCAATTTGAAAAGAAAAATTAA
- a CDS encoding recombinase family protein, with protein MVTKLDRMSRRLLDLLTLIDMFQQHQVAFISISESFDTNTPSGRLTLQVLGAVAEFERERIRERVLDNMFHAANQGKWLTQSPYGYRLEDKVLIIHEPEAKIVRQMYELYLNQGMGFFAIARQLNEEGIPSRHNKEWSIRSVKLLLNNPVYKGTFVWNRVDSSKKKRTIKDDKDWIVIDDCLPAIIDKNTWERVQSKMNRPSIAPRAQTSPHLLGGILKCGNCGSGMSIGWSGSRDRRYRVYRCSANKNKGTCTSKQYKADEVESWFLQGLAGLSDSLSLELVPHLVEKARSSMSSRGDQKITAAKNRYKRKVEAYTAGLIELQDLNEEKQRMEKVIQENQSSNEQGQKVQVEELKEMLESKIKTVLDAINMMPVEEAKLLLRTLISKVTVIGERELDIGLDIE; from the coding sequence ATGGTCACCAAACTGGATCGGATGAGCCGCCGTCTGCTCGATTTGCTTACGCTGATCGATATGTTCCAGCAGCATCAGGTTGCGTTCATCTCAATTAGTGAATCGTTTGATACGAACACGCCATCAGGCCGTTTAACGCTTCAAGTGCTGGGTGCTGTCGCGGAATTTGAACGCGAACGTATTCGAGAGCGTGTACTGGATAATATGTTCCATGCTGCCAACCAAGGTAAATGGCTGACCCAGAGTCCCTACGGGTACCGCTTGGAAGATAAAGTCCTTATCATCCATGAGCCCGAGGCAAAGATTGTACGACAAATGTATGAACTATACCTCAATCAGGGAATGGGCTTCTTCGCAATTGCCAGACAACTGAACGAAGAAGGCATCCCTTCCAGGCACAACAAAGAATGGTCTATTCGTTCTGTAAAACTGCTGCTTAATAACCCTGTATATAAAGGTACCTTTGTATGGAACCGCGTGGATTCAAGTAAGAAGAAAAGAACCATAAAGGATGATAAGGATTGGATTGTCATTGACGATTGCCTACCCGCCATTATCGACAAGAACACTTGGGAAAGAGTGCAGAGCAAAATGAACAGACCCAGCATTGCCCCCCGCGCCCAGACCAGCCCCCATCTTCTCGGCGGCATACTGAAATGTGGAAACTGCGGGTCGGGGATGAGCATTGGCTGGTCAGGGTCACGAGACAGACGTTACCGCGTCTACCGCTGTTCTGCGAATAAGAACAAAGGAACATGTACGAGCAAGCAGTACAAGGCCGACGAAGTGGAGTCCTGGTTTTTGCAGGGGTTAGCAGGTTTGTCAGATTCACTTAGCCTTGAACTGGTTCCTCATCTCGTCGAAAAAGCCCGCAGCAGCATGAGCAGCCGTGGAGATCAAAAAATTACGGCTGCTAAAAATCGTTATAAGCGGAAGGTTGAAGCCTATACTGCTGGATTGATCGAGTTGCAGGATTTAAACGAGGAGAAGCAGCGGATGGAGAAGGTTATACAGGAGAATCAAAGTTCGAATGAACAGGGACAGAAAGTACAGGTGGAAGAGCTGAAGGAAATGCTTGAAAGCAAGATAAAGACGGTTTTGGATGCGATAAATATGATGCCTGTTGAGGAGGCTAAGTTGCTGCTTCGGACGTTGATTTCGAAGGTTACGGTTATAGGGGAAAGAGAGTTGGATATTGGGTTGGATATTGAATGA